The Daucus carota subsp. sativus chromosome 2, DH1 v3.0, whole genome shotgun sequence genome includes a window with the following:
- the LOC108208825 gene encoding transcription termination factor MTERF15, mitochondrial-like, with translation MAISVLKKPNSFLYSLIVSSQDSIFLLSNSKPVSFSTESNDPIHSSQQLSQKSHLHVFQRYGFQASELTDFLKKNHFLLNYSSSDIEKSLKILLSLKSCPKFVASVVYSCPNVLELEFLERWKMGFKESGVFDFSSLAVKNVVAISRKFELSPCDFFRCVESFRNFGFGSDTVEKVLEVNPMVIMAGEESILDKVRFLERMGLERRGIDWVLGKFPEFLSFGVENRLIPLMSEFRDLGYSRGEVKKGIVRDPRVIGLEVGELSQCLRMLRSLKCRLSVKEEILKEGTFRAGYEVKLRVDCLCKYGLIRREALSIIWREPRMILYDLKEIERKIDFLLNEMKLDVQWLLDVPEYLGISFEKQIVPRHNVIEYLRSIGGLGEEVGLKSLIKLTRLKFHNLYVKPYPECEKIYGRFAEQVNLKNQHPVGLSKLFKPQKYPQSKEVAKNIRSFMEPLGKLEK, from the coding sequence ATGGCGATAAGTGTTCTTAAGAAGCCCAATTCATTCTTGTACAGCTTAATAGTATCATCTCAAGATTCAATCTTTTTACTCTCAAACTCAAAACCCGTCTCGTTTTCAACCGAATCCAATGACCCAATTCATAGTTCTCAGCAACTCTCACAGAAATCACATTTACATGTGTTTCAAAGGTATGGGTTTCAAGCTTCTGAGCTCACTGATTTTCTGAAAAAGAAtcattttttattgaattacaGCTCTTCTGATATTGAGAAGTCACTGAAAATATTGTTATCTTTGAAGTCATGTCCCAAGTTTGTTGCTTCAGTTGTATATAGTTGTCCTAATGTTCTTGAACTTGAGTTTCTTGAGAGATGGAAAATGGGGTTTAAGGAAAGTGgggtttttgatttttcttcATTGGCTGTTAAGAATGTTGTTGCGATTTCTAGGAAATTTGAGCTAAGCCCATGTGATTTTTTTCGTTGCGTGGAAAGTTTTAGGAATTTCGGGTTTGGTAGTGATACTGTTGAGAAGGTTTTGGAGGTGAATCCGATGGTGATTATGGCAGGTGAGGAGAGCATTTTGGATAAAGTTAGGTTCTTGGAAAGAATGGGACTCGAGAGGAGGGGTATTGATTGGGTTTTAGGGAAGTTTCCCGAGTTTCTGTCGTTTGGGGTGGAAAATAGGTTGATACCGTTGATGAGTGAATTTAGGGATTTGGGTTATAGTCGGGGTGAGGTTAAGAAAGGGATTGTGAGAGACCCGAGAGTTATTGGGTTAGAAGTAGGAGAGCTTTCTCAATGTTTGAGGATGCTGAGGAGTTTAAAGTGTCGACTTTCAGTAAAAGAGGAGATTTTGAAGGAAGGAACTTTTAGGGCCGGGTATGAAGTGAAACTGAGGGTTGATTGCCTATGCAAATATGGATTGATACGCAGAGAGGCTTTAAGTATTATTTGGAGGGAACCAAggatgattttatatgatttaaaggAAATTGAGAGGAAGATTGattttttgttaaatgagaTGAAACTTGATGTTCAGTGGCTGCTGGATGTTCCAGAGTATCTGGGAATTAGTTTTGAGAAACAGATTGTTCCACGGCACAATGTCATTGAGTATTTGAGATCAATAGGCGGGCTTGGTGAAGAGGTGGGATTGAAGTCTTTAATTAAGCTTACTAGATTAAAGTTTCACAATTTATATGTGAAGCCATACCCTGAGTGTGAAAAAATATATGGAAGATTTGCAGAACAAGTTAACCTAAAAAATCAGCATCCTGTCGGGTTGTCGAAACTTTTTAAACCACAGAAGTATCCACAGTCTAAGGAAGTTGCAAAAAACATAAGGTCTTTCATGGAACCACTAGGAAAACTGGAAAAGTAG